One window of Leptospira wolbachii serovar Codice str. CDC genomic DNA carries:
- the gshA gene encoding glutamate--cysteine ligase produces MKKKLLTSTKKNSTNSLLSEEYRACLLSAKHGLERESVRVDGKSQISAKPHPKALGSSLTHPLIKTDFAEAQIEYATNIHKSIPDALKELTELHAFTAQNLDSEYLWPFSMPPVLPAENKIEVGNYGTSTEGRKKTIYRNGLGHRYGKKMQTISGVHYNISFDTCLLSIVSEKRFKKPLTPATKSQIYFDTIRNFYRISPALLYLFGSSSLTDITFTEESKQIRKVDSKTLKAPYATTLRLSNIGYTSKVQGKYPISVNSLEEYAYGMCHVVSKSYSGYKQYNGKSKNQLNDHILQLENEYYSLVRPKQVPKGDERVVDALMERGVEYLEIRLLDLDPFSPIGVEENRLYFLHTVLLYCMLNESAKADLVEMADWRKNQEVTTWFGRKEDTKIKFLGEDLTLRELVYQLFVEIQPIADLLDENDASGPFSKAWEAQWEKWDDPSHLGSEMSELDLEIHKSSFREFGLTLAKSHKEEMLQYPLPPNKIKYFEDLSVQSIYEQQKIETLEGSHLKKNQKPIQIKPLKLCSGV; encoded by the coding sequence ATGAAAAAAAAGTTATTAACGTCGACGAAAAAGAATTCAACAAATAGTTTATTATCAGAAGAATATAGAGCCTGTTTACTGAGCGCCAAACATGGGTTAGAAAGGGAAAGTGTGAGGGTAGATGGGAAGTCGCAAATTTCTGCAAAACCCCATCCAAAGGCTTTGGGTTCAAGTCTTACTCATCCCTTGATTAAAACAGACTTTGCCGAAGCTCAAATTGAGTATGCTACCAATATTCACAAATCCATTCCGGATGCCTTAAAAGAACTCACCGAGTTACATGCATTCACTGCACAGAACTTAGATTCGGAATATCTCTGGCCTTTTAGTATGCCACCGGTTTTGCCTGCTGAAAATAAAATCGAAGTGGGAAACTACGGAACCTCTACGGAAGGACGAAAAAAAACAATCTATCGCAATGGTCTTGGGCATCGTTATGGAAAGAAGATGCAAACCATCTCAGGTGTTCATTACAATATATCCTTTGATACATGTCTTTTGTCTATCGTCTCGGAAAAAAGATTTAAAAAACCATTAACTCCCGCTACAAAATCTCAGATCTATTTTGATACCATTCGCAATTTTTATAGAATTTCTCCGGCACTTTTGTATTTATTTGGATCCTCAAGTTTAACAGACATTACATTCACTGAAGAAAGTAAACAAATACGAAAGGTCGATTCTAAAACACTAAAAGCACCCTATGCAACTACCCTTCGTTTGTCTAATATAGGTTATACGAGTAAAGTACAAGGTAAATACCCAATTTCTGTCAATTCATTGGAAGAATATGCTTACGGAATGTGCCATGTGGTTTCGAAATCGTATTCAGGTTACAAACAGTACAATGGTAAATCCAAGAACCAGTTGAATGATCATATCCTGCAATTGGAAAACGAATATTATTCTCTTGTCCGCCCCAAACAAGTTCCGAAAGGAGACGAAAGAGTAGTGGATGCTCTTATGGAGCGAGGTGTAGAGTATTTAGAAATCCGACTTTTGGATTTAGATCCATTCTCTCCTATTGGTGTTGAAGAAAACCGTCTTTATTTTTTACATACGGTTTTACTCTATTGTATGTTGAATGAGTCCGCTAAGGCTGATTTGGTGGAGATGGCTGATTGGAGAAAGAACCAAGAAGTAACTACTTGGTTTGGAAGAAAGGAAGATACAAAAATCAAATTTTTGGGAGAGGATCTAACTCTACGCGAATTGGTTTACCAACTGTTTGTAGAAATCCAACCCATTGCCGACCTTTTGGATGAAAATGATGCTAGTGGTCCTTTTAGTAAGGCTTGGGAGGCCCAGTGGGAAAAGTGGGATGACCCAAGCCATTTAGGTTCGGAGATGTCTGAGTTGGATTTAGAAATTCATAAATCTAGTTTTCGCGAGTTTGGTCTAACTCTTGCCAAATCGCATAAAGAAGAAATGTTGCAGTATCCACTTCCCCCTAATAAAATCAAATACTTCGAGGACTTAAGTGTCCAATCAATTTACGAACAACAAAAGATCGAAACTTTAGAGGGAAGCCATTTAAAGAAAAATCAAAAACCGATTCAAATCAAACCCTTAAAACTTTGCAGTGGAGTTTGA
- the gshAB gene encoding bifunctional glutamate--cysteine ligase GshA/glutathione synthetase GshB produces MEFERVADTKLLPSGYEDLEISTQIIIRDALARGIAVEMVDRKENFLRLKQGSHIEFVKEASKTRLDSLMTYLVMENKIASKLVLDENGIRVPVGRNYSSLEGALKDYEFFLDRKKVIKPVTTNFGLGIGISNPGDSQEKFINFVQIALGLSSSIIIEEFIEGPEYRFLVLGDEVIAVCNRVPANVVGDGKSSIRELILKKNEDPRRGEGHKTALEKIQESEVELAILKDQGLDFDSIPGSGKQIFLRKNSNISTGGDSLDVTDLVHPEFKSIAVSAAKAAGAVICGIDIISSQIDSKPDPKTYAILEINFNPVLYIHEFPYSGKPRFVGDRILDLLGFD; encoded by the coding sequence GTGGAGTTTGAACGAGTGGCAGATACCAAACTTTTACCTAGTGGTTATGAAGATTTAGAAATCTCTACACAGATCATCATTCGGGACGCATTGGCTCGGGGAATTGCAGTGGAAATGGTCGATAGAAAGGAAAACTTTCTTCGACTAAAACAAGGCAGTCATATTGAATTTGTCAAAGAAGCAAGTAAAACCAGATTGGATAGTCTTATGACTTATCTTGTGATGGAGAATAAAATCGCATCCAAATTGGTGTTAGATGAAAATGGGATCCGTGTTCCTGTGGGTAGGAACTATTCTTCGTTAGAAGGTGCATTAAAAGATTATGAATTTTTTTTGGACAGAAAGAAAGTAATCAAACCGGTCACTACAAACTTTGGTCTAGGGATTGGAATTTCTAATCCGGGTGACTCTCAAGAAAAGTTTATAAACTTTGTTCAAATAGCCTTAGGGCTTTCTAGTTCCATCATCATTGAAGAATTTATCGAGGGTCCAGAATACCGTTTTTTGGTATTAGGTGATGAAGTGATTGCTGTTTGCAATCGGGTGCCTGCCAATGTGGTGGGTGATGGAAAAAGTTCCATCCGGGAATTGATTCTAAAGAAAAATGAAGACCCAAGGCGTGGCGAAGGTCATAAAACCGCTTTGGAAAAGATTCAAGAGTCTGAAGTGGAACTAGCCATTCTCAAAGACCAGGGTTTGGATTTTGATTCAATTCCAGGTTCAGGCAAACAGATTTTCCTTCGCAAGAATTCCAATATATCCACTGGGGGGGATTCCCTGGATGTTACGGATTTAGTGCATCCAGAATTTAAATCCATAGCTGTTTCTGCGGCAAAAGCTGCGGGTGCCGTAATTTGTGGAATCGATATCATCTCATCCCAAATAGATTCCAAACCAGATCCAAAAACCTATGCCATTTTAGAAATTAATTTCAATCCAGTATTGTACATCCATGAGTTTCCGTATTCCGGCAAACCAAGGTTTGTGGGAGATCGGATTTTGGATTTACTTGGTTTTGATTGA
- a CDS encoding glutathione S-transferase N-terminal domain-containing protein, whose amino-acid sequence MIRLYQYDTCPYCQRVIRTIESLGLVLGKDVEYVEASYGTPGRAEVVKLGGQSQVPFLVDGTVQMYESADIISYLRSKYT is encoded by the coding sequence ATGATTCGCCTCTACCAGTATGACACTTGCCCTTACTGCCAACGAGTGATTCGAACGATTGAATCCCTGGGCCTAGTTTTGGGTAAGGACGTCGAATACGTAGAGGCTTCTTACGGGACTCCTGGTCGAGCCGAAGTGGTGAAACTTGGAGGTCAATCCCAAGTCCCCTTCCTTGTAGATGGGACAGTGCAGATGTATGAATCTGCCGACATCATTTCTTACCTAAGATCCAAATATACTTAA
- the grxD gene encoding Grx4 family monothiol glutaredoxin, protein MEQELKDKIESLIKSENVFLFMKGTPDMPQCGFSAGVVTTLKQLGIPFGSFNVLSDMKIREGIKEYTNWPTIPQLYVKGEFVGGHDITIQMAQSGELTKKAG, encoded by the coding sequence ATGGAACAAGAGTTAAAGGATAAAATTGAATCCTTAATCAAATCGGAAAACGTATTTCTATTTATGAAAGGAACCCCGGATATGCCGCAATGCGGATTCTCTGCAGGTGTTGTTACCACACTCAAACAACTAGGAATTCCTTTCGGTTCGTTTAATGTTCTTTCAGATATGAAAATCAGAGAAGGAATCAAAGAATATACCAACTGGCCAACCATTCCCCAACTCTATGTTAAGGGTGAATTTGTAGGTGGACACGACATCACCATCCAAATGGCCCAGTCGGGTGAACTAACAAAAAAAGCTGGTTAA
- a CDS encoding BolA/IbaG family iron-sulfur metabolism protein translates to MTIPEIQKKIEDGLPGSKVEILDPYRDGVHIKAVVTFSGFAGKGLIEQHRMVYATLKDELKEEIHALALETRSE, encoded by the coding sequence ATGACAATCCCGGAAATCCAAAAGAAAATTGAAGATGGCCTTCCCGGTAGCAAAGTGGAAATTTTAGATCCTTACAGGGATGGAGTCCATATCAAAGCAGTGGTAACCTTTTCTGGTTTTGCTGGCAAAGGTCTGATTGAACAACACCGTATGGTCTATGCCACTTTAAAAGATGAATTAAAAGAAGAAATCCATGCCTTGGCATTGGAAACTAGGAGCGAATAA
- a CDS encoding glutathione S-transferase family protein: protein MTKPVLVSFKLCPFVQRSVINLLEKKVDYDIKYIDLAKKPDWFLKISPFGKVPVLQIGDDVIFESAVINEYLDETNAPALHPKDPIQRAKHRSWTEFASALLVDQYGWTMAKEKSDADKKREEILSKFKILEAGLPSPSGSNLFFAGSQMHLVDTAFAPFFMRLQFLAEHNPEFYLLGDFPKIQKWSETLLSLPSVKNSVLPEVPKEYLEFIKAHHSWMGGIL, encoded by the coding sequence ATGACCAAACCCGTACTTGTCAGTTTTAAACTTTGTCCTTTTGTCCAACGGTCCGTAATCAATCTATTGGAAAAAAAAGTAGATTACGATATCAAATACATTGACCTCGCGAAAAAACCGGATTGGTTTTTAAAGATTTCTCCTTTTGGAAAGGTTCCCGTCTTACAGATAGGAGACGATGTGATTTTTGAATCGGCTGTCATCAATGAATACCTGGATGAAACCAATGCACCAGCTCTTCACCCTAAAGACCCTATCCAAAGAGCCAAACATCGTTCCTGGACCGAATTTGCCAGCGCCCTCCTCGTCGACCAATACGGATGGACGATGGCCAAAGAAAAATCAGACGCTGATAAAAAGAGAGAGGAGATCCTTTCCAAGTTTAAAATTTTAGAAGCAGGCCTTCCCTCCCCTTCTGGAAGTAATCTCTTCTTTGCCGGATCCCAAATGCATTTAGTGGATACCGCATTTGCCCCTTTCTTTATGCGTTTACAATTTTTGGCAGAGCATAATCCAGAGTTCTATTTGCTTGGAGACTTTCCGAAGATCCAAAAATGGAGCGAAACTCTACTTTCACTGCCTTCGGTAAAGAATTCTGTTTTACCAGAAGTGCCTAAAGAATATCTTGAATTTATCAAAGCCCACCATTCCTGGATGGGAGGAATACTATAG
- a CDS encoding BolA family protein, translating into MESETKESTRLTRMETILRNQFAPEALTLTDVSLEHAGHPGMTKGSKETHFRLQMVSSQFAGKSTVENHRAVYSELAPEFKKGLHALEMDLSAP; encoded by the coding sequence ATGGAATCAGAAACTAAAGAATCAACAAGACTAACACGGATGGAAACCATCCTGAGGAATCAGTTTGCACCAGAGGCCCTAACCCTTACCGATGTCTCGCTGGAACATGCGGGGCATCCAGGAATGACAAAAGGTTCTAAGGAAACCCACTTCCGCTTGCAAATGGTGTCTTCCCAATTTGCAGGTAAGTCCACTGTAGAAAACCACCGAGCAGTCTATTCTGAACTCGCCCCGGAATTCAAAAAAGGCCTCCATGCATTGGAAATGGACCTTTCTGCCCCATAA
- a CDS encoding ABC transporter permease — protein sequence MWKRNFTALQTIVRREWIRIIRIWVQTLIPPVITMALYFLIFGELVGRQIGKVGEFTYIEFIVPGLIMMSVITNSYNNVVSSFFSSKFQRNIEELLVSPTSPYTIVIGYTFGGVVRGLFVGALVTLTSLFFTNLRFHNPLVIVFTVIMTSILFSLGGFFNALFAKKFDDVTIIPTFILTPLTYLGGVFYSVKNLPVFWQTVSYCNPILYMVNLFRYGFIGVTDVNLYFSFGFIILLSALLFFINVRLMKIGYGIRN from the coding sequence ATGTGGAAACGTAATTTTACTGCCTTACAAACCATTGTTAGAAGAGAATGGATCCGTATCATCCGCATTTGGGTCCAAACTTTAATCCCCCCAGTCATCACGATGGCTTTGTATTTTTTAATCTTCGGTGAACTTGTGGGACGCCAAATCGGTAAAGTAGGAGAATTCACTTATATTGAATTCATTGTTCCGGGTCTCATTATGATGAGTGTCATCACTAATTCCTACAACAATGTGGTATCTTCTTTTTTCTCAAGTAAGTTCCAAAGAAATATTGAAGAGTTACTCGTATCTCCCACTTCTCCCTATACCATTGTGATTGGTTATACGTTTGGTGGAGTGGTTCGAGGACTTTTTGTAGGAGCACTTGTCACTCTCACTTCTCTATTTTTTACCAATCTAAGATTTCATAATCCTTTGGTGATTGTCTTTACAGTCATCATGACATCGATTCTGTTTTCCCTCGGTGGTTTTTTTAATGCTCTCTTCGCAAAAAAATTTGATGATGTCACCATCATCCCCACCTTTATCCTTACACCCCTAACTTATCTTGGCGGTGTGTTTTATTCCGTAAAAAACCTTCCTGTGTTTTGGCAGACAGTTTCCTATTGTAATCCCATCCTTTATATGGTAAACTTGTTTCGTTATGGTTTTATTGGAGTCACCGATGTGAATTTGTATTTCTCCTTTGGATTTATTATTTTACTTTCGGCTCTTCTTTTTTTTATCAATGTGAGGTTAATGAAAATTGGATATGGAATCAGAAACTAA
- a CDS encoding ABC transporter ATP-binding protein: protein MQEYAIELEGLEKTYPNGVKALRSIDLKVESGDFFALLGPNGAGKSTTIGILSSLINKTGGKAKIFGVDIDTNPDLAKTYLGIVPQEFNFGIFEAVEQILINQAGFYGMPYKEAKDKVEYYLEKLSLIDKRKSAAGQLSGGMKRRLMIARALVHDPKLLILDEPTAGVDIEIRRSMWEFLKELNHAGKTIILTTHYLEEAESLCKNIAIIDKGEIVENTSMKKLLHRLDKETLIIDLKKSFKTKPISKKFHWEWLDDHTLEVQLDKKGSVNQLFTELTKLNLEVLSLRNKSNRLEELFLSLTGKN, encoded by the coding sequence ATGCAAGAATATGCAATCGAATTGGAGGGTTTGGAAAAAACCTATCCGAATGGAGTGAAGGCTCTTCGTTCCATTGATTTAAAAGTAGAATCCGGAGATTTTTTTGCTCTCCTCGGTCCAAACGGTGCCGGAAAATCGACCACCATCGGAATCTTAAGTTCCCTCATCAATAAAACAGGCGGAAAAGCAAAAATCTTTGGAGTGGATATTGATACCAATCCCGATCTTGCAAAAACCTATTTGGGAATTGTTCCCCAAGAATTCAATTTTGGAATCTTTGAAGCTGTAGAACAAATTCTCATCAACCAAGCTGGATTCTATGGGATGCCTTACAAGGAAGCCAAAGACAAAGTGGAATACTACTTAGAAAAACTATCCCTTATCGACAAACGGAAGTCAGCTGCCGGTCAACTCAGTGGGGGAATGAAACGTAGGCTTATGATTGCAAGAGCTCTCGTTCACGATCCGAAACTTCTCATTTTGGATGAGCCGACAGCCGGTGTAGACATTGAAATCAGAAGATCCATGTGGGAATTTTTAAAAGAACTCAACCATGCAGGAAAGACCATCATCCTTACTACCCATTACTTAGAAGAAGCAGAATCACTCTGTAAGAATATAGCCATCATCGACAAAGGGGAAATTGTAGAAAACACCTCGATGAAAAAACTATTACATCGTCTGGATAAAGAAACCTTAATCATCGATTTAAAAAAGTCCTTCAAAACAAAGCCAATATCCAAAAAATTTCATTGGGAATGGTTGGATGATCATACATTAGAGGTTCAGTTAGATAAAAAAGGATCAGTGAACCAACTCTTTACTGAACTTACTAAACTGAATTTGGAAGTACTCAGTCTACGAAACAAATCCAATCGATTAGAAGAACTTTTTTTGTCTCTTACAGGAAAAAACTAA
- the trhO gene encoding oxygen-dependent tRNA uridine(34) hydroxylase TrhO, whose product MKKFLFNRYDKDTLLKKVSTDPRERRVISFYRYVKIEDPVAFRDKLYDVFEDLGILGRIYLAKEGINAQFSIPVENYEKLRATVDSIEELTKIYFNDAVEDKKESFIKLAIKVRKKIVADGLDDSKFDPSDVGTHLTPLEFHAALAEPGVVVVDLRNNYESEVGHFENAILPDVGTFREELPLVEGLLSDDKDKKILLYCTGGIRCEKASAYLKYKGYSKVHQLQGGIINYAKAVQDAGIPSKFKGKNFVFDDRLGERITEDVLTVCYICGKPSDRHTNCANLGCHVLLVQCEDCAKDLLNCCSEECKNIVLLPEEEQKLLRKENRVNKKYPTHHLTRKLVGK is encoded by the coding sequence ATGAAAAAGTTTTTATTCAATCGGTATGATAAAGATACCTTACTAAAAAAAGTATCCACCGATCCAAGGGAAAGAAGAGTGATCTCGTTTTACCGGTATGTAAAAATAGAAGATCCTGTTGCCTTTCGAGATAAACTCTATGATGTTTTTGAGGACCTGGGAATCCTTGGGCGAATCTATCTGGCAAAAGAAGGGATCAATGCTCAATTTTCCATTCCTGTCGAAAACTACGAAAAACTCAGAGCGACCGTTGACTCCATCGAAGAACTTACAAAAATTTACTTTAATGATGCAGTAGAAGACAAAAAGGAAAGTTTTATCAAACTCGCCATCAAGGTTCGCAAAAAAATTGTGGCTGATGGTTTAGACGATTCAAAGTTTGATCCTTCCGATGTCGGAACCCACCTAACACCTTTGGAATTCCACGCAGCTCTTGCAGAACCTGGAGTGGTGGTTGTGGACCTTCGGAATAACTATGAATCAGAAGTAGGACACTTTGAAAATGCCATCCTTCCTGACGTGGGAACGTTCCGAGAAGAGTTACCACTTGTTGAAGGTCTTTTAAGTGATGATAAAGATAAAAAAATCCTACTCTACTGCACTGGTGGAATTCGCTGTGAAAAAGCAAGTGCCTACTTAAAATACAAAGGTTATTCCAAAGTGCACCAACTCCAGGGAGGAATCATCAATTATGCAAAAGCAGTCCAAGACGCCGGTATCCCATCTAAATTCAAAGGGAAAAACTTTGTTTTTGATGATCGGCTCGGGGAAAGGATTACGGAAGATGTTCTAACCGTTTGTTATATCTGCGGAAAACCTAGCGACCGTCATACCAATTGCGCTAATCTCGGCTGCCACGTTCTCCTTGTTCAATGTGAGGATTGTGCAAAAGATCTCCTAAATTGTTGCTCCGAAGAATGTAAAAACATAGTCTTATTACCAGAAGAGGAACAAAAACTCTTAAGAAAAGAAAACAGGGTAAACAAAAAATACCCAACACACCACCTAACAAGAAAACTAGTAGGAAAATAA
- a CDS encoding dihydrolipoyl dehydrogenase, which translates to MKEYDILVIGAGAGTKLVTPPSLIGKRVAVFEKESPGGTCLNRGCIPSKMVIYPSELIRMAKDTEKFPVFFKERPEADVEKIFLRVNETVKQDSDSIPIAYDKNPNIDFYPKQVRFVSERVLSDGTETYTAKHIFVVTGTRPHIPEIPGLKTTPFWTSREALSPDKFPKSMIIIGGGFISLELGAAYQAYGCQVTGLTRTEILRTADGDIKKELSNHLPFPIESHYQIEKVEFENGEFRVTGKTKEGKSTIHTAERLLVATGIRPNTDDLGLENTKIKTNDAGYILVNDHLETTEPGIYAFGDVIGRYFFRHSANFEGEYLFEHLYGPKSSAPIQYPPMPEAVFTHPQIASVGFNEEELIQKQIPYYKGVNPYSSSATGMARMSDSGFVKVLVSEETEEVLGAHIIGEEAANLLHQIVLGMYLKAKLDQYLGMIYIHPAISEITRNAFRKVRDEKQKRIKK; encoded by the coding sequence ATGAAAGAATATGACATCCTTGTCATTGGGGCCGGAGCCGGAACCAAACTCGTCACTCCTCCCTCACTTATTGGCAAACGCGTAGCTGTCTTCGAAAAAGAAAGTCCGGGGGGAACTTGCCTCAACCGAGGTTGCATTCCATCCAAAATGGTGATCTATCCATCGGAGCTTATCCGAATGGCAAAAGACACCGAAAAGTTTCCTGTGTTTTTCAAAGAAAGACCAGAAGCGGATGTGGAGAAAATTTTCTTGCGTGTGAATGAAACGGTAAAACAAGATTCCGATTCCATTCCCATCGCTTATGATAAAAATCCGAATATCGACTTCTACCCAAAACAAGTTCGGTTTGTAAGTGAACGTGTTCTATCCGACGGAACAGAAACTTACACCGCCAAACATATATTTGTTGTGACTGGAACAAGACCCCATATTCCAGAAATTCCTGGACTAAAAACCACTCCCTTTTGGACTTCAAGAGAAGCCCTCTCACCAGATAAATTTCCAAAATCAATGATCATCATCGGAGGCGGTTTTATCTCTTTGGAACTCGGAGCCGCATACCAGGCTTATGGATGTCAAGTTACAGGACTTACCCGAACAGAAATTTTGCGAACTGCCGATGGAGATATCAAAAAAGAGCTAAGTAACCACCTCCCTTTCCCCATCGAATCTCACTACCAAATTGAAAAGGTAGAATTCGAAAACGGAGAGTTTCGCGTTACAGGAAAAACAAAAGAAGGAAAGAGCACAATCCATACCGCCGAACGTTTGCTTGTGGCAACGGGAATTCGTCCCAATACAGATGACTTAGGTTTGGAAAATACTAAGATCAAAACAAATGATGCCGGATACATCCTTGTAAACGATCACCTAGAAACCACGGAGCCTGGGATTTATGCATTTGGAGATGTGATTGGAAGGTATTTTTTTAGACACAGCGCCAACTTCGAAGGGGAATATCTATTCGAACATTTGTATGGTCCTAAGTCTAGTGCTCCCATCCAGTATCCACCCATGCCGGAAGCAGTCTTTACCCATCCCCAAATTGCCAGTGTGGGGTTTAACGAAGAAGAGCTCATCCAAAAACAAATTCCTTATTACAAAGGGGTCAATCCCTATTCCTCTAGTGCTACGGGTATGGCAAGAATGTCAGACTCTGGATTTGTGAAAGTTCTTGTTTCTGAAGAAACTGAAGAGGTGTTAGGTGCTCATATCATTGGTGAGGAAGCCGCCAACCTCCTCCACCAGATAGTGCTCGGAATGTATTTAAAGGCAAAACTAGATCAGTATTTAGGAATGATCTACATCCATCCCGCCATTTCGGAAATTACAAGAAATGCATTTCGTAAAGTCCGAGACGAAAAACAAAAAAGGATAAAAAAATGA
- a CDS encoding SDR family NAD(P)-dependent oxidoreductase: MITGLKDKKVLVTGSTKGIGFQTAVQFAKEGAEVFVHGRTDTAVAKAITEIKSIHPDSKLGGVSADLASEAGILKLTKEIPELDVLINNAGYFEPKPFFEITREDWKKMYETNVLSGALLTQHYLKGMLKRNYGRIVFVSSESALNIPVEMVHYGMSKTAQLSISRGSAEITKGSEVRVNSVLPGPTLSEGVEDFIQSLAKAQGKTNEAMAKDFIVENRPTSLVQRFAKPEEIANIILFLASDQSSMINGASVLADGGVFKSI, translated from the coding sequence ATGATTACAGGTCTTAAAGATAAAAAAGTTTTAGTGACAGGATCCACCAAAGGGATTGGATTTCAAACGGCAGTACAGTTTGCAAAAGAAGGGGCTGAGGTTTTCGTCCACGGCCGAACGGATACGGCAGTCGCCAAAGCGATAACAGAAATCAAATCCATCCATCCGGATTCTAAGTTAGGTGGAGTCTCTGCTGATTTGGCATCGGAAGCAGGAATTTTGAAACTCACCAAAGAAATACCGGAGCTTGATGTTCTTATCAATAACGCCGGTTATTTTGAACCGAAACCGTTTTTTGAAATCACGAGAGAGGACTGGAAAAAAATGTATGAAACCAATGTCTTAAGTGGTGCCCTTCTCACTCAGCATTACCTGAAAGGAATGTTAAAAAGAAACTACGGTCGGATTGTCTTTGTTTCCAGTGAATCGGCTCTAAACATTCCCGTCGAAATGGTGCATTACGGAATGAGTAAAACAGCCCAACTTTCCATCTCGCGTGGCAGTGCTGAGATCACAAAAGGCTCCGAAGTTAGGGTCAATTCGGTTTTACCAGGACCTACCCTTTCGGAAGGTGTAGAAGATTTCATCCAAAGTCTAGCCAAAGCCCAAGGAAAAACCAACGAAGCGATGGCAAAAGATTTCATTGTAGAAAACCGTCCCACTTCCTTGGTCCAAAGGTTTGCAAAACCGGAAGAGATCGCAAACATCATCCTCTTTCTTGCCAGTGACCAATCCTCCATGATCAACGGAGCTTCGGTCCTTGCCGATGGTGGTGTCTTCAAATCCATTTGA
- a CDS encoding zinc-binding alcohol dehydrogenase family protein, with protein sequence MKTLAAMFDHKQNKTVLRALDAEPLPLGDHDVRVSVKAISVNPVDYKIKNSIHSENPGPRVLGWDASGVVTELGAKVSTLQLGEEVFYAGDLKRPGSNSELQVVDEFLVGKKPKNLSFQEAASLPLTTITAYEAIFEKLKLDPKAKAKILVVAGAGGVGSIAIQILKQMTNATVIATASREESISWVKNLGADYVIHPQKDFLEQVQGFGFNGVNEVLLFSDPKDHFENLSKVILPFGNICSIVESDSPLNMNLLKTKSNGYLNEFMFTKSMFQTEDRMKQKQLLEEVGSLVEKGKIFPTNHVDLGEISEETLTKAHELLQSGKTIGKIVLGGFRK encoded by the coding sequence ATGAAAACCTTAGCTGCTATGTTTGATCACAAACAAAACAAAACCGTATTGCGCGCATTAGATGCAGAACCACTTCCTTTAGGTGACCATGATGTTCGAGTGAGTGTCAAAGCAATCTCGGTAAATCCGGTAGATTACAAAATCAAAAATTCCATCCATTCCGAAAACCCAGGACCAAGAGTCCTGGGTTGGGATGCAAGTGGAGTGGTCACGGAGCTTGGAGCCAAAGTATCAACTTTACAATTAGGAGAGGAAGTCTTTTATGCGGGGGATCTCAAACGACCTGGGAGCAATTCAGAGTTGCAGGTAGTGGATGAGTTTCTTGTAGGAAAAAAACCAAAAAACCTAAGCTTCCAAGAGGCAGCTTCTCTTCCGTTAACAACGATTACTGCCTATGAAGCCATTTTCGAAAAACTAAAACTAGATCCGAAGGCAAAGGCGAAAATCCTGGTTGTTGCCGGTGCTGGTGGAGTCGGAAGTATCGCCATTCAGATTTTAAAACAAATGACAAACGCCACAGTCATCGCCACAGCCTCCAGAGAAGAGTCGATCTCTTGGGTAAAAAATTTAGGTGCTGACTATGTCATCCATCCACAAAAAGATTTTTTGGAACAAGTACAGGGTTTCGGATTTAATGGTGTAAACGAAGTGCTCCTCTTCAGTGACCCGAAAGACCACTTCGAAAATTTAAGCAAAGTCATTTTGCCATTCGGAAATATTTGTTCCATTGTAGAATCAGATTCTCCCCTCAATATGAATCTATTAAAAACAAAAAGTAATGGGTATTTAAATGAGTTTATGTTTACTAAATCGATGTTCCAAACAGAGGATCGCATGAAACAAAAACAACTGTTAGAAGAAGTAGGAAGTTTAGTGGAAAAAGGAAAAATTTTTCCGACCAACCATGTCGATCTAGGAGAAATCTCAGAAGAAACACTCACAAAAGCGCACGAATTATTGCAGTCGGGAAAAACGATTGGTAAAATTGTACTCGGAGGATTTAGAAAATGA